One Glycine max cultivar Williams 82 chromosome 6, Glycine_max_v4.0, whole genome shotgun sequence DNA segment encodes these proteins:
- the LOC100795374 gene encoding uncharacterized protein isoform X2: MGSKAPSWSDQWGSGGFASDHYEKEEEEKTKMKKSGSSKKMADAKAVASAGMDKAKTAAVVGAQKVKSGTSAGLKWVKNQYQKRTSK; this comes from the coding sequence ATGGGGAGCAAGGCACCAAGTTGGTCTGACCAATGGGGAAGTGGAGGGTTTGCCAGTGACCACTATGAGAAGGAGGAAGAGGAGAAGACGAAGATGAAGAAGAGTGGGAGCAGCAAGAAGATGGCAGATGCAAAGGCTGTGGCATCAGCTGGGATGGATAAGGCCAAAACTGCAGCAGTTGTGGGTGCCCAGAAGGTGAAGAGTGGAACCTCTGCTGGCCTCAAATGGGTCAAGAATCAGTACCAGAAAAGGACTTCCAAGTGA
- the LOC100795374 gene encoding uncharacterized protein isoform X1, producing the protein MMTMGSKAPSWSDQWGSGGFASDHYEKEEEEKTKMKKSGSSKKMADAKAVASAGMDKAKTAAVVGAQKVKSGTSAGLKWVKNQYQKRTSK; encoded by the exons ATGATG ACTATGGGGAGCAAGGCACCAAGTTGGTCTGACCAATGGGGAAGTGGAGGGTTTGCCAGTGACCACTATGAGAAGGAGGAAGAGGAGAAGACGAAGATGAAGAAGAGTGGGAGCAGCAAGAAGATGGCAGATGCAAAGGCTGTGGCATCAGCTGGGATGGATAAGGCCAAAACTGCAGCAGTTGTGGGTGCCCAGAAGGTGAAGAGTGGAACCTCTGCTGGCCTCAAATGGGTCAAGAATCAGTACCAGAAAAGGACTTCCAAGTGA
- the LOC100796242 gene encoding membrane metalloprotease ARASP, chloroplastic, producing MVVNLSPSPSPPLHSSSIIRLANSKSPISEPWLRLKTHFPKPLLSPTSVNFTCNKNQFLHGKNRNRLDFRTWSIAGFDYGNFEGPQSVLEAAAVLTAIIVVHESGHFLAASLQGIHVSKFAVGFGPVLAKFNAKNVEYSIRAFPLGGFVGFPDNDPESDIPVDDENLLKNRPILDRVIVVSAGVVANIIFAFVIIFAQVLFVGLPEQEVFPGVVVPDVRPFSAASRDGLVPGDVILEVNGSEFPKPGPSAVSEVVDAIKRNPKRYVLLKIKRGEQNFDIRVTPDENFDGTGKIGVQLAPNVKIAKVRPKNLVQAVEFTGQEFWGLASNVLDGLKQTFLNFSQSASKVSGPVAIIAVGAEVARSNIDGLFQFAAILNINLAVINLLPLPALDGGTLALILIEAARGGRKLPLEVEQTIMSSGIMLVIILGLFLIVRDTLNLDFIKDLL from the coding sequence ATGGTCGTaaatctctctccctctccctctccacCTTTACATTCCAGTTCCATAATCAGATTGGCAAATTCAAAGTCACCCATTTCAGAACCATGGTTGAGACTCAAAACCCACTTCCCAAAACCACTCCTTTCCCCAACAAGTGTGAACTTCACTTGCAACAAGAATCAATTTTTGCACGGTAAAAACAGGAACAGGTTGGATTTCAGGACTTGGTCTATTGCTGGTTTTGATTATGGAAACTTTGAAGGGCCTCAGTCTGTGCTTGAGGCTGCTGCAGTGTTGACAGCAATCATTGTTGTGCATGAGAGTGGCCACTTCCTTGCTGCTTCTCTCCAAGGAATCCATGTGAGTAAGTTTGCTGTTGGTTTTGGTCCAGTTTTAGCAAAGTTTAACGCCAAAAATGTTGAATATTCCATCAGGGCTTTCCCCCTTGGTGGCTTTGTGGGGTTCCCTGATAATGATCCAGAGAGTGATATCCCTGTTGATGATGAAAATTTGCTTAAGAACAGACCAATATTGGATAGGGTGATTGTGGTTTCAGCTGGTGTTGTTGCTaacatcatttttgcatttgttatTATCTTTGCACAAGTCCTGTTTGTTGGTTTGCCTGAGCAAGAGGTGTTTCCTGGGGTGGTTGTGCCTGATGTCAGACCTTTTTCAGCTGCTTCAAGAGATGGGTTGGTTCCTGGGGATGTGATCCTTGAGGTCAATGGAAGTGAGTTTCCAAAACCAGGTCCTAGTGCTGTTTCTGAAGTTGTTGATGCCATCAAGAGGAACCCCAAGAGATATGTTTTGCTCAAGATTAAAAGGGGGGAGCAGAATTTTGATATAAGGGTCACCCCAGATGAGAATTTTGATGGAACCGGGAAAATTGGAGTTCAGCTAGCCCCTAATGTTAAGATAGCTAAGGTTAGGCCAAAAAATCTGGTGCAGGCTGTGGAGTTTACTGGGCAAGAGTTTTGGGGTCTGGCATCTAATGTTTTAGATGGGCTAAAGCAGACTTTTTTGAACTTCTCCCAGTCAGCTAGTAAGGTTTCGGGTCCTGTAGCCATCATTGCTGTTGGTGCAGAAGTGGCGCGGTCGAATATTGATGGTCTCTTCCAGTTTGCTGCGATACTTAATATTAACCTTGCGGTTATAAACCTTCTTCCTTTGCCTGCTTTGGATGGAGGTACATTGGCATTGATCCTCATTGAGGCTGCTAGGGGTGGGAGAAAGCTTCCTTTGGAAGTGGAGCAAACGATCATGTCTTCTGGAATTATGCTTGTTATAATTCTGGGGTTATTCCTTATTGTTCGAGATACCCTAAACCTTGATTTTATCAAAGACttgttgtaa